A genomic region of Rhodospirillales bacterium contains the following coding sequences:
- the murI gene encoding glutamate racemase, with amino-acid sequence MKLGVFDSGLGGLVITRAIRTHLPHHDLIYMGDTLHMPYGGRSRDAIYHYTRQAMEYLFSAHDCKLIIIACNTASAAALRRLQQEYLPEHYPDRRILGVVVPTLEEAYEKRLKRIGLLATHQIVCSGVYQEELSKLDPDIRIVPQASPLLVPMIEHGGMRWIEPVLESYIQPLVDSGIEGLILGCTHYPYLKDTIRTMIGSDVALLSQDEIIPRKLADYLQRHPEIDSAISQTGKSRFLVTDVTDNYVCSAQDIFRDSLAIEKVEAA; translated from the coding sequence ATGAAACTGGGCGTTTTTGATTCAGGGCTGGGCGGGCTGGTGATTACCAGAGCGATCCGGACTCATTTGCCGCACCATGACCTGATTTATATGGGCGATACGCTTCACATGCCCTATGGCGGCCGTTCGCGCGATGCCATTTATCATTATACGCGGCAGGCCATGGAGTATTTGTTTTCCGCGCATGATTGCAAGCTGATTATTATCGCCTGTAATACGGCCAGTGCCGCGGCGCTACGGCGGTTGCAGCAAGAATATTTGCCTGAACATTATCCGGATCGCCGGATTTTGGGGGTGGTGGTGCCGACGCTGGAGGAGGCCTATGAGAAACGCCTTAAGCGTATTGGTTTGCTGGCGACGCACCAGATTGTCTGCTCCGGTGTTTACCAAGAAGAACTCAGCAAGCTGGATCCGGATATAAGGATCGTCCCGCAGGCATCGCCTTTGCTGGTGCCGATGATTGAGCACGGCGGTATGCGCTGGATTGAGCCTGTGCTGGAGAGCTATATTCAGCCGCTCGTTGATTCCGGGATAGAGGGACTGATTTTGGGGTGCACGCATTATCCCTATCTGAAAGACACGATCCGTACGATGATCGGGTCGGATGTGGCGCTGTTGTCCCAAGATGAAATTATTCCGCGCAAGCTGGCTGATTATTTACAGCGGCATCCGGAAATTGACTCCGCGATCAGTCAAACCGGGAAGAGCCGTTTTCTGGTGACGGACGTCACGGATAATTATGTTTGCAGCGCTCAGGATATTTTCCGGGATTCTCTGGCGATTGAAAAAGTAGAGGCGGCCTGA
- the trkA gene encoding Trk system potassium transporter TrkA yields MRVIICGAGQVGYNIASYLAREDNDVTVVDCDRHLIERVNDELDVNALLGHASDPEVLSMAGASDADLIVAVTDQDEVNMVACQVAHSLFGVPKKIARIREQSYLNPAWSNLFSRAHMPIDVIISPEIEVARSINQRLRIPGTTSVVSLAEGKVYLVGVICKDDCPVVNTQLKQLHQTFPDLNFEISAILREGQPLVPGSDDQLQVDDEVFFFTVSEHLHRALAIFGHEEERARQITVVGGGNIGISLVKLLQQDHDNIQIKVIEKNEATAKEVSKILQDVIVIHGDALNHEIMKEANIARTDTLISLTDDDETNILASLLAKQHGCERVIALVNNTTYAVLTNSLGIDVTVSPRSSTVSTIMQHVRRGRIKALHTLRDGFAEIIEAEVSDTISIANVAIRDIKLPQGVVIGMLVREDKVINPPSDFVVRPGDHIILLAAGGQARKVEKMFSVQIDLF; encoded by the coding sequence ATGCGGGTTATTATATGCGGCGCCGGACAGGTTGGGTACAACATCGCTTCTTATCTGGCGCGAGAAGATAACGATGTGACCGTCGTTGACTGTGATCGCCATTTGATTGAACGAGTTAATGACGAACTGGATGTGAATGCGCTTTTGGGGCATGCATCCGATCCCGAAGTCCTGTCTATGGCCGGGGCCAGTGACGCTGACCTGATTGTGGCGGTTACGGATCAGGACGAAGTTAATATGGTGGCGTGTCAGGTTGCTCATTCCCTGTTTGGCGTCCCTAAAAAAATTGCCCGGATACGCGAACAAAGTTACCTGAACCCGGCATGGTCAAACCTGTTTAGCCGGGCGCATATGCCGATTGACGTTATTATCTCACCGGAAATCGAAGTTGCCCGTTCGATTAACCAGCGTTTGCGCATTCCGGGCACAACCAGTGTTGTTTCTTTGGCAGAGGGCAAGGTTTATCTGGTCGGTGTTATTTGCAAGGACGATTGTCCTGTGGTGAATACGCAGCTCAAGCAATTACACCAGACGTTTCCTGATTTGAATTTCGAGATCAGCGCTATTCTGAGAGAAGGGCAGCCCTTGGTCCCCGGTTCGGATGACCAGTTGCAGGTTGACGATGAGGTTTTCTTTTTCACGGTTAGTGAGCATCTTCACCGGGCATTGGCTATCTTTGGCCATGAAGAAGAGCGCGCGCGCCAGATCACCGTTGTCGGCGGTGGTAACATAGGGATCAGTCTTGTAAAGTTACTGCAGCAGGACCATGACAATATCCAGATCAAGGTCATCGAAAAAAATGAAGCCACAGCCAAGGAGGTCAGCAAGATTCTTCAGGATGTGATTGTCATTCACGGTGATGCTCTCAATCATGAGATTATGAAAGAGGCCAATATCGCCCGGACGGATACGCTGATATCCCTGACTGACGATGATGAAACTAACATTCTGGCTTCATTGCTGGCAAAACAGCATGGCTGTGAGCGGGTTATTGCGCTGGTTAACAATACGACCTATGCCGTTTTGACGAATTCGCTGGGGATTGACGTGACAGTTTCGCCCCGATCTTCGACGGTTTCCACGATTATGCAGCATGTGCGCCGGGGACGGATCAAGGCGCTTCACACTTTGCGGGACGGATTTGCCGAAATTATCGAAGCAGAGGTTTCCGACACGATCTCGATTGCCAATGTGGCTATTCGGGATATTAAATTACCACAGGGCGTGGTGATTGGCATGCTCGTCCGCGAGGATAAAGTGATTAACCCGCCGTCTGACTTTGTTGTGCGGCCGGGGGATCACATCATTTTGCTGGCGGCCGGCGGACAGGCCCGGAAAGTCGAAAAGATGTTTTCCGTTCAGATTGATCTGTTCTAG
- a CDS encoding sigma-54-dependent Fis family transcriptional regulator, translating to MSKADILIIDDEADIRLALQGILQDEGYAIRQAGNSDDAYAQIEDCEPNLVILDIWLKDSTHDGLQILETIKAAHADIPVLMISGHGTIETAVSAIKQGAYDFIEKPFKTDRLLLMIERALENAKLVRENKKLREKAQGPSELVGDSHAITALRQMLSRVAQTNSRVLITGEPGTGKEIAARLIHRMSQRAQGPFVALNCAILHPERLEAELFGVEDEAVKTGLLEQADGGTLLLDEVADMPAETQGKIVRVLQDQKFQRLGGQDFIEVDVRIIAASNRDLEKAMEQGDFRKDLYFRLNVVPIELPPLRDHLQDIGALTDYFIEQFAAQTGMPPCRLAKSTLAALQAYDWPGNVRQLRNLVERLMIMGGGAANDDDMVRPDQLPSEIVGGAPGGDDPVDHQTLMSAPLREAREMFEREYLASQIKRFDGNISKTAEFVGMERSALHRKLKQLGITAMAKHNERDESSAA from the coding sequence ATGAGTAAAGCCGATATTTTGATTATTGATGATGAAGCCGATATTCGTCTGGCGCTGCAGGGGATTTTGCAGGATGAGGGCTATGCCATCCGGCAAGCGGGGAATTCGGATGATGCTTATGCCCAGATAGAAGACTGTGAACCGAATCTGGTGATTCTGGACATCTGGCTGAAGGACAGCACGCATGACGGGCTGCAAATCCTGGAAACTATCAAGGCTGCGCATGCCGATATTCCTGTTCTGATGATTAGCGGACACGGCACGATTGAAACGGCGGTCAGCGCCATTAAACAGGGGGCTTATGATTTTATCGAAAAGCCGTTTAAAACCGACCGTTTGCTTTTGATGATCGAACGGGCGCTCGAAAACGCCAAGCTGGTGCGGGAAAACAAAAAATTGAGAGAAAAGGCGCAGGGACCGTCCGAGCTGGTGGGAGATTCCCATGCGATAACGGCTCTGCGCCAGATGTTGTCACGGGTAGCGCAGACTAACAGCCGGGTTTTGATTACCGGCGAGCCGGGAACAGGCAAGGAGATTGCCGCTCGTTTGATTCATCGGATGTCCCAGCGGGCACAGGGGCCGTTTGTGGCGCTGAACTGTGCGATTTTGCATCCGGAGCGTCTGGAGGCGGAATTATTCGGTGTTGAGGATGAGGCCGTAAAAACCGGTTTGCTGGAGCAAGCCGACGGGGGGACGCTCCTTCTGGATGAAGTCGCCGATATGCCGGCCGAGACGCAGGGCAAGATTGTACGGGTTTTGCAGGATCAGAAATTCCAGCGCCTTGGCGGGCAGGATTTTATCGAGGTTGATGTACGCATTATCGCGGCCAGCAACCGTGATCTTGAAAAAGCCATGGAGCAAGGTGATTTTCGCAAAGACCTTTATTTTCGCCTGAACGTCGTTCCGATCGAACTTCCGCCGCTGCGCGATCATTTACAGGATATCGGGGCGTTGACGGATTATTTTATTGAACAGTTTGCCGCCCAGACCGGGATGCCGCCGTGCAGGCTGGCCAAAAGTACGCTGGCGGCGCTGCAGGCTTATGACTGGCCGGGTAATGTCCGCCAGCTCCGGAATCTGGTGGAGCGCCTGATGATTATGGGCGGTGGCGCCGCAAACGACGATGATATGGTACGGCCCGATCAGTTACCGTCAGAGATTGTCGGCGGTGCGCCCGGCGGGGATGATCCGGTTGACCATCAAACCCTTATGAGCGCGCCGCTGCGTGAGGCGCGCGAGATGTTTGAAAGGGAATATCTGGCGTCCCAGATCAAGCGGTTTGACGGCAATATTTCGAAAACGGCCGAATTTGTGGGGATGGAGCGCTCGGCGTTGCATCGGAAATTAAAACAGCTTGGCATCACAGCGATGGCAAAGCACAATGAGCGTGATGAATCATCTGCGGCATAG
- a CDS encoding PAS domain-containing sensor histidine kinase has translation MPFPLNKNLFAKIALLARVGSDWGNRLALLLIFAAILSGFSTYAALTEAPPFGSDPETVIWLLNLDMVILLVLGILIARRIANLWSGRRRGLAGSRLHVRLVFVFGLLAATPAILMTVFAAFFLHFGVQSWFSERVSTAVNRSQAVAEAYLREHQQVIRVDMMGMANDLNRQAEILTENLEAFAKVMRTQSLLRNFSEVIVFDRAGQVLAHAGVEISPAFAELRSVDLAEADAGEIVLMTSEDDDRVRALVRLENFADAYLFVGRMVDPTVLSYLADTRQAVAAYEALEGQYSNLQVKITLIFVVVALLLLLAATWFGLIFARQLVLPIGELITAAERVRGGDLTARVREFRRGDEFTLLARTFNRMTSQLQEQRDELVAANRQIDQRRHFIETVLAGVSAGIVGVDEKGVVRLVNNSACELFQTESDALSGQLITAIIPDLAPLLEQAHQKPGKITQFELPYVCQDGTKRVLLVRMAIEMLGEEDKGAVLTFDDITELQSAQRKAAWADVARRIAHEIKNPLTPIQLSAERLKRKYLSQIKDDQDIFAQCTDTIIHHVGDIGRMVNEFSAFARMPEPVIKRDDLGRSIRDMLTLEQQAHPDISFGLTGLNEGDEAVFAAFDTRQIRQAMTNIIQNAIDSIHARQEQDSVAGRIDILMSCHGQDIFVAVTDNGLGLPGEENVDNLTEPYVTHKAKGTGLGLAIVKKIMDDHHGRLVLGVPGWLKDQKDWVNLGGATVILVLPAEGEDMLEIQAA, from the coding sequence TTGATATGGTGATTTTGCTGGTGCTGGGGATTTTGATTGCCCGGCGGATCGCTAATTTGTGGAGCGGGCGACGGCGTGGACTGGCGGGATCACGCCTGCATGTGCGGCTGGTCTTTGTCTTTGGGCTTCTGGCGGCAACGCCGGCGATTTTGATGACGGTTTTTGCCGCTTTCTTTTTGCATTTCGGGGTGCAAAGCTGGTTTAGCGAACGGGTCAGCACGGCGGTTAACCGCTCGCAGGCAGTTGCCGAGGCGTATTTGCGCGAACACCAGCAGGTTATCCGGGTTGATATGATGGGCATGGCCAATGACCTGAACCGTCAGGCCGAAATTCTGACGGAAAATCTGGAGGCGTTTGCCAAGGTCATGCGGACGCAGTCTTTGCTGCGTAATTTTTCGGAAGTGATTGTTTTTGACCGGGCCGGGCAGGTGCTGGCGCATGCCGGCGTTGAAATTTCTCCGGCGTTTGCGGAATTGCGCTCAGTCGATCTGGCGGAGGCTGATGCCGGTGAGATTGTCCTGATGACCAGCGAGGATGACGACCGGGTGCGGGCACTTGTGCGGCTGGAGAATTTTGCCGACGCTTATTTGTTTGTCGGGCGGATGGTCGATCCGACGGTCTTGTCCTATCTGGCCGATACCCGGCAGGCTGTGGCGGCTTATGAAGCGCTGGAAGGGCAGTATTCCAATTTGCAGGTCAAAATAACCCTGATTTTTGTCGTGGTGGCGCTGTTGTTATTGTTGGCGGCGACGTGGTTCGGGTTGATTTTTGCCCGGCAGCTTGTTTTGCCGATTGGCGAGCTGATTACGGCCGCGGAACGGGTGCGGGGCGGTGACCTGACGGCGCGGGTGCGGGAATTTCGTCGAGGCGATGAATTTACCTTGTTGGCGCGGACCTTTAACCGGATGACCAGCCAGTTGCAGGAGCAGCGTGATGAGCTGGTGGCTGCCAACCGTCAGATTGACCAGCGCCGTCATTTTATCGAAACGGTTCTGGCCGGTGTATCCGCCGGGATTGTCGGGGTTGACGAAAAAGGCGTGGTGCGGCTCGTGAATAACTCGGCTTGCGAACTGTTTCAAACGGAAAGTGATGCACTGTCTGGTCAGCTCATTACCGCTATCATTCCCGATCTGGCGCCGCTTTTGGAGCAAGCTCATCAAAAACCGGGTAAAATTACCCAGTTCGAATTGCCTTATGTTTGTCAGGACGGGACGAAACGGGTTTTGCTGGTGCGGATGGCGATTGAGATGTTGGGCGAGGAAGATAAAGGCGCTGTTCTGACGTTCGATGATATTACCGAATTGCAATCGGCGCAGCGTAAAGCAGCCTGGGCGGATGTGGCCCGGCGGATCGCGCATGAGATTAAAAATCCGCTGACGCCGATACAACTTTCCGCCGAGCGTTTGAAACGCAAATACCTGTCGCAGATCAAGGACGATCAGGATATTTTCGCGCAATGCACCGATACGATTATTCATCATGTCGGGGATATCGGGCGGATGGTCAATGAATTTTCAGCTTTTGCGCGGATGCCCGAACCGGTTATCAAGCGTGATGATCTGGGGCGCTCGATCCGGGATATGCTGACGCTGGAGCAGCAAGCGCATCCCGATATTTCATTTGGTTTGACGGGGCTGAACGAAGGGGATGAAGCCGTGTTCGCCGCTTTTGATACCCGGCAAATCCGGCAGGCGATGACCAACATTATTCAAAACGCCATCGATTCCATTCATGCGCGGCAGGAACAGGATTCTGTTGCGGGGCGGATCGACATTTTGATGTCCTGTCATGGACAGGATATTTTTGTGGCAGTGACGGACAACGGTCTGGGACTACCCGGTGAAGAGAACGTCGATAACCTGACGGAGCCCTACGTTACGCACAAGGCCAAGGGAACCGGTTTGGGGCTGGCGATCGTCAAAAAGATTATGGACGATCATCACGGGCGTCTGGTTCTGGGCGTTCCGGGCTGGCTGAAAGACCAAAAAGACTGGGTAAATCTTGGCGGAGCCACGGTTATTCTGGTGTTGCCCGCCGAAGGGGAAGACATGCTTGAAATCCAAGCGGCATAG